Part of the Henckelia pumila isolate YLH828 chromosome 2, ASM3356847v2, whole genome shotgun sequence genome is shown below.
GTAGTTGCTGACTAAATACCGTAAAcaagtaattcaaatattttaaaacataattcatatatttgaaaatataaacaTCCAAGAAtctaaatataaacataaatctgACTCATTGACATGCATGTTAATCTATCATTCTAATACATGTTGATCCCAACTTAATATTAGTTCTACATTGGATATTCTAAATACAAAGATATTTTATAACTAATAAGCTGCTATATAGCTCAAGTTGATCAAAAAAGATGCGGAACAGCCGAATAGGAACAGATCATATCAAAGCCACCAGAGGAATCAAACTCTAGGCTTTTGCATCTGGGTTGTCCCGTAGACCAAGCTTTGAAAGAATCATGCTGTAAGAATCCCAGTCAGTTCGTCGGAGGTATTTCAGCAGTTTCTTTCTCCTTTGAACCATTGCTTGGAGACCCTTTCGAGAATGCTTATCCTACAATATTGCATTTTACAACATGGTAATGTACCATAAAATAGGCAATGGGAAACCATTCAGTGAGAACTCGATATGtttcattcaaatcttgaaaagAGACGGGATAACCATGTTCTATGGCGTTCTAACCTTTTTATGTAAAACAGTTGACAGATGCTTGATCTTTGTGGTGAGTTGAGCAACTGCAGCAAAAGGAATATCGTATTAGAAGAGAGCTAATGAAATCAAACAAATGTGTGATGATAAACTCCGACTGCATGACTGATGGTAAAAATACACGACATGTGCAAATGCAAGTCACTCTCCGAAACCTCAATCACACCCTGCAGCTCTTCTCCTTTTGCTTTTATATTTTTTCTCTCATCATTCATCAATCAGGACCACCCACCACCATTTCATGATCAGCTAAGTCCCAGCATTGCCACTCAAGTATTACTTCAATGATTTGTTTAGGTAAAAAAAGCTTCAATCAAATTTTATTGATCTATGCTGCACCATCTATATAAATACTATATCAAAACCACCTAAACTAACCACTTTTCATCTTTTAGTATAGCTGCTCTGTTTCCTAAAATACATCTCTCTtgtgatattgtggattaccaTTAAAGAATTATTTTAACATGTTGAactgttattttaattttctatgACATCCTTTCATAGACAGtcaataatattaattttgatatttgaaaGTAACATGTTAATGCACAATGGATTACACACAGCATGCTGCCTCTACTAAGAACTAAGGGAGGAGTTGTTTTGGTCTAATTTGATATGTCAAGTTTAAATTACAAACATATACCTCAGACTTctcattaacaaaatttcatcaGTTAAGATCAATCTttctagaatatttagaggttTTATTTGATCTGGTGCATAACAAGCTAAATTTAATAAACAAACTAAACCTTCTTTAATTGTCTAGATGAATTTAGGGTTTATATTTTAAAAGTCATTACTCAAACATAGAAAATGATTTTCATTTATAGTTTTCTAAACCTCTGTTATATTTTATTGGATTAACATAGTCAAGAACAACAGTTTAGAATACCATATTCGCCTTGCGTATGCTACACAATCTGTTAGTTAAAGATAAGTTTTTCGTTAAAGAAAACTCTTCTGTGTAATTTGGTAAAATTAAGATACTCCCTCAAAACATCGTTGTTGTCAATCATTATATCAATATTCAATTTACCTTGAACATGAGCAGAACCACAATCGGATTCTGATGTTCTAAATTCAGCTCTAACTTTTTCAAGCTCCAACTTTAGTTTCTCCGCAGCTGACATATTGTCAGGATGAAAATACTGCACAACACAAGAAGAATATTAAGTATAAGTAAAAAGTGTGGCATCACAACTTGGTAAAATACTAACAAACAATGGTCAAAGAAAAAGGTGGAACAAATTTTTTAAGGCAATAAATTATAACCAAGAATCATCAATTATGAGGTGAAAATGAATTGAGCCAGCTTGTAAGCCTTTTCCAAGTTGGCTCGAATAGTGTTccaaattaatgaacttgaacaGAGCTATCGAGTCCcaattattttgttcgatagttcCAAACCAGTAATAAACTTAatatcttctttaattttcataaatacatTCAAAATTAAACATGCTAACAAAGTCGAGCCAAAGCTCAAGCAATTGCTTGACAGAGCTCAATAATTAAGCTTCGAGCCATAATTAGTTCATTTTTCCGAGTCTTGATTCAGCTAAAAAATTTGTTATTGGAATACGAAAGGAAGGGAAGAATTTGGTTCCACTTCATCATACATTTGCTCCGGTAAATAAGACAGAGAGCATATAGAGGGTATTGTTGAAAAATAATCCACAATATAGTGCACCAATTTATATTAAAGAGAATCAAGTTTTTGCATTTAGGTTAGTTATGCATACAACACTTGGTATAATAGTAATAAAGAACGTCACGTAAAAGGGGAACAGATTTTTTAAAGTAAATCCATCCATTTatgaatttacaaaaattaatcAATTTAGGCAACAGAAACTACAAAGTTCAGCACATGAAGGGAAGTAAAAATAAAGTGTTCACGATGAGCAGACCAGGAAACACCAATCCATAATCCTTTCCTCAATAAAGTGCAGAACAATTTAAGGGAAATTCATTGCAGTACGAAGCATACATAAACAAAGACTCGAAAATCAAATTATTCCCACACGCATAGCCAGAAATTTGAATAATTACATGCCaaacaaattattaattatctATTTCTTTCTTAACTAATTGCATCCAAATTTTTATCACTTTTAAAGTCTCGCTTTATGTTATATCATCACTCCTACAAAATTCAGCTTTTATATTACCACAAATAGAATGCTGTCATAGGAGGTAAAGGGAGTAGACTAAACATGTTACTCAGAAAAATggcataaaaaaagaaaaagaaaaaacatGATGAAACAAAATAGCAAAACTTGCCTTCTCAACTAAATATTCTTTTGGAGGTGAGTCCATAAAGCTCTGTGTTTCACCTAGGCTGGCCAAAATATCAAGTCTCAGCACTGCAAATGCACAACCGATATTGAGAATATAGAAGCATTTAAAAGTATTTATGATTCTAAGATAGGACATCTAGCATTTAAGCCCAAGTCTTTTGTTGGACTGTAATTTCAATAGAAATCAACAGATGTGTGTATAAATGATGCTAACATCCATAATCAGATATTAATTGCAGACGTACTAATATATAAACACTATCAGAAAATTATCGTTGTTTTTGTTCCAATATGATCAGATATTGTGCAATTTACCTAGGCACCCACATACACAACATCAAATCCAAATGCATTCTAGTTTCATTATTTTGAAACATCACCAAAATAGAATTATTACAAAGCTTTGAAAATTGCAGAAGCTAGAACCTAATGTTCAAGCAGCAGATTCAATTCCATCACTATCCCAACAAAGGATAGAATCAATTACAAAATTTATCCTGCGCCTAAAGcacatttaatatataatttctattCAACCTTTACAGATTCAGAGAGATATGTAGAGATTGAAGAGCAAATAATATGAAAGATATTTAATATAAAGAACTTGATAATAATTTCCCAGAGAGTATTCGCTGTACAAAGATATTCTTTCCACTACCCTAGCACTCAGGCTAGTCCCACTACCAAGAACGAAAATGACAGAATGCTAACTGCCTTctttttttcacattttattCTCCTCACTACTTGGGCCTTTCTTAACTCTTCTAGTGTAAACTTGTTTAATAATGGGCTTAGTACGCTCCTCAGAACGCACTCCATTTGCATCCATAACAATTCCCACCCCCTCAAGATCAATCTTGTCCCCAAGATTGAAAGCAGGGAATTGGGCAGCAAAATCAACAGCATCTTCCCAGGTTGAGTCTTCAGCAGGACGCCCCTTCCATTTAACCAAGATCTACAGAATTTGTTCACCTCGTTTCACCTTTGACCTTTGCGATAATATTTGTTCTGGTTCAAAGTTCTGGTATAGATCAGAATCCAATTCTTTTGGTAGCCTTGCCTCAGTTACAGGATTCCCAAACATCTTTTTCAGACAAGAGACATGAAAAACAGGATGTATTTTTGAGCCATCAGGTAGACGCAGCTTGTAAGCTACCTTCCCGATCTTTTCAATAATCTGAAATGGTCCGTAATACCGGGCTGCTAGTTTTTGACATACCCGGCGACAAACCGTTTGCTGCCTGTGTGGTCTTAATTTGAGAAAAACCATATCGTTAATCTGAAACTCCACATCCATCCAGTGTCTATTTGCAAATTTTACCATTTGTTTGTGCTCGCTTCAAATTGAACTTCAATTGTCGCAGCAACTCATCCCGATCGCTTAATTCATTGGCCACAGCTACCACTAATGTTTCCCCAGGAAGATATTGCAAAACAGTAGGCGGTTTTCTTCCATAAACTATCTCAAAAGGGGTCATTCCAGCAGAAGTTTGGAATGACGTATTATACCAAAACTCACTCCAGTGTAGCCACGTTGcccaacttcttgcttgttccGATGCAAAACAATGCAAGTAAGTTTCAATACATCTGTTTAAAGCTTCACTCTGTCCGTCCGTCTCCGGGTGCTATGTTGTACTCATCTTGAGCTTTGTACCTTGTAGCCGAAAGAATTCCGACCAGAAGAGACTCATAAATACCGAGTCTCTGACACTAACAATTGATTTGGGTACGCCGTGCAACCGTACTACCTCTTTCATAaatgtttctgccactgttttAGCTGAAAAAGGGTGCCTTAACAACAGGAAATGCCCATATTTGGATAGTCCATAAATCACAACCATTATCACATCAAATCCATTTGACTTTGGTAGGCCTGAGATAAAAATCCATTGCGATATCTTCCCATATCGCTTCAGGTACTGGTAGTGGCTGCATGAACCACAAAAACCAACCACAGTAAAAAAGAAAGCTAGTTCTTTCCAGAATTTAGAAATCAAACGGATGTCCAGTAAAAATACCAGACACCTGTTCTGCATTGCCAGGCATATTGTTCATGCATATGCACATCCGGATTCAGTTGTTTCTAAATCTCTACAATCAAGTGAAGGTCTTTATTGCATGGAAACAAAAACAGACAACCGTTCCTATGAAGAGAGTCATCCGACATCCGGTCTGCAAGAAAACCGTGCATATGATCATCGGATATTAGATTGAATGATTGGAATCTCTCTCCTTGGCCTAACGCTATACATAGATGTTTTTGGCAGCACTACTGTTGTCTGTTCATCGCCAATTCATGCAACAAAGCATCCATCAAAGCTCATATCTACTCTTGATTTTGCCTTGACATTCCTTCTGTTGTTCATATTGTTGCTTAAGTTTTTGAGATGTTATTACCAAAGAAAGGTTTCTCACAAAGAGTATGCTTGTGAGAGGTTGAGCTTCAAGTTATTCAACATCTTGAGAGATCTGTAATAGATGTTGTACACTGGAAAAGTACCATTGAAGTTGGGCATACAGGCTTCCTCAAATCTCAATGAATTTGTCGATTTTACTTTATCGCACTCTTACTTGCTCTACTATCTTTCTATTTAATCAATATACAAATCACTAATGCAGCCTAAAAGAATCTATTTCATTCCCTTAGTATTCTAAAAGTTAAGGAAGATTCCAACATGCTTGCTGAAAATGCTCTCACATATAATATGCATACTAGAGAGTTGCATTTTACATTATTCTATAAATAATCCATTACgctgcaaatatttgatattgaaAATTGCAACTTTTCTCCCCAAGTATCTAATTCTACTCTTGTTCAATTCTTCTCCAGGGCCTCCCATGCTCCAATCATAAATTTTATGCCTAATATCTCATGAAAACTCGGGCATTTCGCCAATTATAACATATATGAGGATACAAAGCAAACATACTTGTTTTCTTCCTCGCTTTCTCATCAACAGACAGTTGCGCCATCAATATAGACTCCCTCAAGTCCTTAAAGGTGATGCCCTGTACCATCAACTCTTTCCCCTCCTCCTCAAGCTTCCTCAACTTGACAAGCCTCTCGTTCAACTCCTGCAGTGAAAACCACTTCCGCTTCCTCTTCTCTGGCCTCAGCAATCCCAGCTTCATCCCCAGCTCCGGATAATCATACGACTTTAAAAGCTCCATCCTCGTATCATTCCCATCATCCTCTTTCTGACTCCAGCAAATGGACGGGGGCAACCAACCACTCCCAACCGTAATTTTAGGTGAATCGGCCATGCTTCCTGAAGCTTTCAGCTTTAAGCTATCCTTTAACATAGCTAATGACGTTGAATCCATGACCTTGCCGGTGGAATCATTTCTGTTTTCAGGAGCAGTCGCACGCAACTGGCGGAGACTCTCGCGAATGACACCGTACGAGAGCCTGCCACCAGCGGCGGGAACCGCGGTGGTTTTCTCGGAGTCGTATGGGGTGGAAATAACGTTTCTTTTGTGGAGCTCCTGGAATGAGATGAACTTCCCGGAAGAGGCAGATGGGGGAGGGGCGGCAGAGCGAAGGCGGAACTCAGAGAGCTTGTGGCGGATCTCTTCTAATGGGGCGGTTCTAGAAGGATTAGAGAATGAGGCGAGACCACGGGGGATACGAGGGTGGTGTTGTCGGAGACTGGTTTTTACTTGTTCGAAATTCGAGGAGAATGAGGATTGGGTTTGGCATTCGGGGTGAGGAATGGCAGGATCAGAGAGCGTCGACATGTGGCGCCGGAAAACGGGGCGAAGGGGGAGGAAGTGGCTGGTTCTCGCCGCCATGCGCGGTGGCCGGAGGTTGTCGCAGATAGTAGTACATCAGGGAGGAGCCAGCCCGCGAGATTGATCCCCAGCTTCTCTGCAAACACACTGAGTTCATGGATTTAGAAATTAATAATCTCTTCCTATTTTATTAAGGTTGAGCAAAGTATGAAAATCTGTTTTGTATGTTTGGTATGTCCAATTAATTTTTGGCATGAccaatgaattaaaaaaaatccaaataaaaaaatatatacgaAAAAAACTCACGCTTCGTGCTACCACTCAGTTTGCTATgaccaaaatcaaagaaaaaccACCATGACCTAGTTCTTCAACGATCGTGGCTGACATGAAAGAAGACACCCATGACCACTGTCTGTTTTTACCTTCTACTTcgtcaaaaaatatatttgtattCTTCATTTAGGTTTTTCATAACAATCAACCAATGTCTCGCTCCAGCGAGCCATCGTCTGCCGCCTCCGACGGTGCCGTGGGCGGCGGCGAGTCCATGTTGTTTGGTGTTAGAGTAAAGGTTGATCCCATAAGAAAGAGCGCTAGCATGAATAATCTTTCGGGGACGGTGTCAATAAGATCGACGAAGATTTCCCGAAGGCTGCGGTGCCGCTGCCGGTTACGCCTCCGCCGACGATGCCATGCCTGGTAACGGGGGTCGTGAGCGAAAAAGAGGTCGGATCTCTAACCCATTGTTTGTGTTGAAATTTTTCGATTCTCACTCGGATTTTTGGGTTGGAAGCCCAATTTGGAATCTTCGATTTTGGTATTGATTTGGGGGTTTtgtgatgattttttttatccaaatttgaTCGAAACGGGGATTATTTTCAGGTGTTCCATGGACAGaagtgtaaggccctgaaattaattatctcgtgattagtggaatttattaattatgagaATTGAATTAATGGAGATTAATCAAGCCGAGagtgaattgatttaatttggagtttCAGTGACCGAGTTGCAATTGAGGGGTTGGACCAAGTCAAAAGCCTTGACTTATTACATCATATCATCACCTACTCCTCTCTCCTTCTCCTTCCTCCCACCACACGCTTAAACCGAGAAAGCCATGGCTTGTTTTTCAAGCTTTTTTTTCTTCGGATTCACACGATCCGACCATCAGATTTccgattcgagttgagattcacgatcatcGCAATGAGGGCGTCGTTTtgccgtaagttttgctacaatctatgaactttgatttttgtggggttgtcagaatttgataatttttgggtctgttgttcttgagctagcatagaccgtgtattcgaagtcggttcggaaaaagaacgaagtttggattttatatgatttttggagcatattttcgaaaatgggtttTGGAATTATGGTGGATTTGGTTGTTTGTTGGATTTGGAATGTAGCGATCCATCCCGAAtctactacctaatcagagttaagagcataattaagcatgcattaaataaaatcgctgcggaagactaaatacaagcagaccggcagaatacaaccggctaacaaac
Proteins encoded:
- the LOC140884033 gene encoding uncharacterized protein — its product is MAARTSHFLPLRPVFRRHMSTLSDPAIPHPECQTQSSFSSNFEQVKTSLRQHHPRIPRGLASFSNPSRTAPLEEIRHKLSEFRLRSAAPPPSASSGKFISFQELHKRNVISTPYDSEKTTAVPAAGGRLSYGVIRESLRQLRATAPENRNDSTGKVMDSTSLAMLKDSLKLKASGSMADSPKITVGSGWLPPSICWSQKEDDGNDTRMELLKSYDYPELGMKLGLLRPEKRKRKWFSLQELNERLVKLRKLEEEGKELMVQGITFKDLRESILMAQLSVDEKARKKTMLRLDILASLGETQSFMDSPPKEYLVEKYFHPDNMSAAEKLKLELEKVRAEFRTSESDCGSAHVQVAQLTTKIKHLSTVLHKKDKHSRKGLQAMVQRRKKLLKYLRRTDWDSYSMILSKLGLRDNPDAKA